A region of Paenibacillus thiaminolyticus DNA encodes the following proteins:
- a CDS encoding alpha/beta hydrolase family protein, translating to MLLHLTYLSGEHKVTGYLSLPPGYRLDPERLGLWLRGHYACPELPRPAEAACGWPPERRDMSAGSWPVLLYCRGGMGKFGRVRTHWLEQFSSHGYIVFAPCYRGNEGGEGRDEFGGSDTEDVRAAWRMLVQLPFVDARRISVMGFSRGAINAARTAAGAPGIHRLILWSGVSDLAQTYEERIDLRRMLKRVIGGTPARQEAAFRLRSPIHLAEQISCPVLLIHGTEDEQVPYAHAVRMRDRLASLGKETELHTYAGEGHLFPPEKHCAAVQRMFRWIEATGR from the coding sequence ATGCTGCTCCATCTTACCTACCTCTCCGGGGAGCACAAGGTCACCGGATATTTGAGCCTGCCGCCCGGATACCGCTTGGATCCGGAGCGGCTGGGGCTCTGGCTTCGCGGCCACTATGCGTGCCCGGAGCTTCCGCGCCCGGCGGAAGCGGCCTGCGGCTGGCCGCCGGAACGCCGGGACATGTCGGCGGGCAGTTGGCCAGTCCTTCTCTATTGCCGCGGCGGAATGGGCAAGTTCGGCCGCGTGCGGACGCATTGGCTGGAGCAGTTCTCCAGCCATGGATATATCGTCTTCGCCCCGTGCTACCGCGGCAATGAAGGGGGCGAAGGCCGGGATGAATTCGGCGGCTCCGACACGGAGGATGTACGCGCCGCCTGGCGCATGCTCGTCCAACTGCCGTTCGTCGATGCGCGGCGAATCTCCGTCATGGGCTTCTCCCGCGGGGCCATCAACGCGGCTAGAACGGCGGCAGGCGCCCCCGGCATCCATCGCCTCATCCTCTGGAGCGGCGTATCGGATCTGGCCCAGACGTACGAGGAACGCATCGACCTGCGGCGCATGCTCAAGCGCGTTATCGGAGGAACGCCTGCCCGGCAGGAAGCGGCGTTCCGCCTTCGCTCTCCGATCCATCTGGCGGAGCAGATCAGCTGTCCCGTCCTGCTTATCCACGGGACGGAGGATGAGCAGGTTCCTTATGCCCATGCTGTCCGGATGCGGGACAGGCTGGCATCGCTCGGCAAGGAGACGGAACTGCATACTTATGCCGGGGAAGGTCATTTATTCCCGCCCGAGAAGCACTGCGCAGCCGTGCAGCGAATGTTCCGCTGGATCGAAGCGACGGGACGCTGA
- a CDS encoding mismatch-specific DNA-glycosylase, whose amino-acid sequence MNPIPDHLAWGLDVLFVGFNPSPRSGETGHHYANPRNRFWTILHRAGLTPRLYRAEEDGELLKLGYGFTNIVARPTPTAADITAAEYAEGRNLLRRKIETYRPQTVCFVGKGVYEAYSGRRGVEWGFQDEPVVEGVRDFVAPSSSGLVRMKLEEIVSIYAQLARQQDGE is encoded by the coding sequence ATGAATCCGATACCCGATCATCTCGCCTGGGGGCTGGATGTGCTGTTCGTCGGCTTCAATCCAAGCCCGCGCTCGGGGGAGACGGGCCATCATTACGCCAATCCGCGCAACCGCTTCTGGACGATCCTGCACCGGGCCGGCTTGACCCCGAGGTTGTACCGGGCCGAGGAGGACGGAGAACTGCTTAAGCTGGGCTACGGCTTCACCAACATTGTCGCCCGGCCGACTCCGACGGCAGCGGACATCACGGCGGCCGAATATGCAGAGGGGCGCAACCTGCTTCGCCGCAAAATCGAGACGTACCGTCCGCAGACCGTATGCTTCGTCGGCAAGGGCGTCTATGAAGCTTACAGCGGACGGAGAGGCGTGGAATGGGGATTCCAGGACGAGCCGGTCGTAGAAGGCGTGCGCGATTTCGTGGCGCCGTCATCCAGCGGTCTTGTGCGGATGAAGCTGGAGGAGATCGTTAGCATCTATGCGCAGTTGGCCCGGCAGCAAGATGGGGAGTGA